The window GAGAGGTTTTCCCTCCCGCGAAAAGCACGTCTCCTGCTGTCTGCAGGCGTAGCGCTGGGCGGATGGATGTTCGTTGCGAAGGCTGCTCCGTCGGGGGAAACGCCCGCCGCGGCCGGCGCCGAGACGACGTTCATTCAGGAATATCGCGTGAAGGGGGCGAAGCAGCTGCCTTCCGCGGAAGTCGAGGAAGCGGTCTATCCCTACCTGGGCCCGGGACGGAGCGCCGAAGATGTCGAAAAGGCTCGGGCGGCGCTCGAAAAGGCCTACCAGGATCGCGGATACCAGACTGTTTCAGTCGACATTCCCCAGCAGGATGTGCGCGGCGGAGTCGTGTTTCTCCAGGTCAACGAGGCGAAGGTCGGCCGCCTGCGGGTGAAGGGATCGCGCTACTTTTCGTTGAGCCAGATTCGGAACGGCGTGCCGTCACTCGCCGAGGGCTCGGTGCCGAATTTCAACCAGGTCGCGAAGGAGATCGTATCGCTGAACCAGTCGCCCGATCGCCGGGTGAGCCCGACGCTGCGGCCGGGCGTGGAGCCGGGAACGGTCGATGTCGATCTGGAGGTGAAGGACACCTTCCCGCTGCACGGCAGCCTGGAACTCAACAACCGTTACAGCGCGAACACGACGCCGCTGCGGCTCAATGGCTCGATCAGCTACTCGAATCTCTGGCAGCTCGGTCACACCGTCGGGTTCAGTTTCCAGGTCGCGCCGGAGCGACCGGACGACGCGACGATCTACTCGGGCTATTACATCGCACGCATTCCGGGCGTGGACTGGTTCGGCCTGATGCTCCAGGGCACCAGGCAGAACAGCAACGTGTCGACCCTCGGCGGCGGCGCGTCGGTCGGCGACGGCTCGATTCTCGGCTTCCGGCTCATGTTCACGCTGCCGGCGCCGAACACCACGGGCTTCTACCACTCGCTGAGCATTGGTGCGGACTACAAGCATCTCGATCAGGACCTCATTCTCGGCGGACAGGCCACGGGGTCGCCGATCACGTATTATCCGATCTCGATCGATTACAACGGCGCGTTCGTCACCGCGACATCCACGACCGAGCTCAGCCTCGGCGTCGTCGCCGGAACGCGCGGAGCGGGCAGCTCGACCGGCGATTTCGACAACCGGCGCTACAACGCCGACGGCAGCTTCTTCGTGCTGAAGGGCGATCTGTCGCACACGCATGACCTGCCGTTTGGCTTTCAGGTCTTTGGCCAGGTGCAGGGACAGGCCTCGCCCTACGCGCTCGTGGACAGCGAGCAATTCAGCGGCGGCGGTCTCGACACCGTGCGCGGCTATCTGGAGTCCGAGGTCCTTGGCGACAGCGCCCTCATCGGGTCGTTCGAGCTGCGCAGTCCTTCGCTGCCGAAGGTGCTCGGGATCGACGAATGGCGCATCTACGGCTTCACCGAGGGCGGTGCGCTCACGCTCAACGATCCGCTCCCCGAGCAGCAATCGCGCTTCGATCTCGCCAGCGTCGGCGCGGGCAGCCGCGTGCAGTTTCTCAAGCATCTCAACGGCTCGCTCGACGCGGGCGTCCCCCTCATCACCCAGGTCAATTCCGCCGCGGGCAGCCTGCTGCTGACCTTCCGCATCTGGGGCGAATTTTGATTTTCCGAAAGCCATGACCCGTCACTTCCTTCTTGTCCTCAGCTT of the Chthoniobacterales bacterium genome contains:
- a CDS encoding POTRA domain-containing protein, coding for MFVAKAAPSGETPAAAGAETTFIQEYRVKGAKQLPSAEVEEAVYPYLGPGRSAEDVEKARAALEKAYQDRGYQTVSVDIPQQDVRGGVVFLQVNEAKVGRLRVKGSRYFSLSQIRNGVPSLAEGSVPNFNQVAKEIVSLNQSPDRRVSPTLRPGVEPGTVDVDLEVKDTFPLHGSLELNNRYSANTTPLRLNGSISYSNLWQLGHTVGFSFQVAPERPDDATIYSGYYIARIPGVDWFGLMLQGTRQNSNVSTLGGGASVGDGSILGFRLMFTLPAPNTTGFYHSLSIGADYKHLDQDLILGGQATGSPITYYPISIDYNGAFVTATSTTELSLGVVAGTRGAGSSTGDFDNRRYNADGSFFVLKGDLSHTHDLPFGFQVFGQVQGQASPYALVDSEQFSGGGLDTVRGYLESEVLGDSALIGSFELRSPSLPKVLGIDEWRIYGFTEGGALTLNDPLPEQQSRFDLASVGAGSRVQFLKHLNGSLDAGVPLITQVNSAAGSLLLTFRIWGEF